The stretch of DNA CGTCTGCCCGAGCGGTTGGCATATCCCGACAAAAACAGAAGTGCAAAGCCTGCTGGATTACATCAGTTCCCCATCGGCATTGAGGTCGGCCGGATCGAGCTGGAACTACCCGGGAACAGACGACTACGGACTTTCCTTCCTGGGCGCAGGCAACGGGAGCGACAGCTATTTCGAGGACCTCCACAAATACGAAGTCATGTGGATATACATACCTAGCAGCCTCCAGTATTTCCTCTTGATTTCTGGTTCTTCTGACAATGCGGAAATCTGGGATCACTCTTCGAACAAATACTACAGCACCGTCCGCTGCATAAAGGGCGACGGGGTTGTTCCAGCCAGTTCTTCCAGCCTGTCATCGAGCAGTTACTCATCGAGTAGTTACTCATCGAGCAGCTATTCCAGTTCATCACTGCGCAGCAGTTCTTCGAGAAAAAAACAAGACGTCGAACCCTTCCTAGAAGAGGCCGGCACTCAGTTCAATCCGTCTATCGAATACGGCACCCTGACCGATACCCGTGACGGCAAGACTTACAAGACCGTAGAAGTCGAGGGCGCGACCTGGATGGCCGAAAACCTGAACTACGCAGGCAACGAAATAGGAGAATCCTTCTGCTTCAACGACGAAGACCGCTACTGCGAACTTTACGGGCGCCTGTACAGCCGCGACGCGGCAATGAACGACAGCAAATGCGACAAAACCAGTTGCGACCTGGGCGATGCTCCTATACAGGGCATATGCCCCAGCGGCTGGCACATTCCGTCAGAATCCGAAATGTTAAACCTGTTAAGCCTCGCGGGCAATAAGGCCCTGCCACTGATATCGGCGGAGAGCTGGAAATCGTCTATAGCATCGGGAAGCAACAATCTTGGGCTATCCCTGATCGGGGCCGGAGACTACGACTCTAGTAAGCATTTCGAGCACCTCGGCGAAGATGCCTTCGTATGGGTTTATAGCGATGGCGGCCAGACTTATTTTTTAATCCGAGTCTCCGATAACCATGCAGCGGTCTTTCAGTATACCAGCACACAAATGCACATCAGCGTACGTTGCGTGAAGGACTAATTTACATCAATTAAGAGTATGGGTCCGGCGGGTATAACGCCGGACTTTTTAATTTTTCTCGAATTCCAAAATATCGGCCTGAACGGTGATGTCGTCGGGGAAATACTTCTGTGCGACTTTCAACAGGCGCAGCGCCTCGTCATCGCGCTTTTCGGCGTGAGCGTCGTAGGCCATGTTCTTGAAACCGAAAACGGATTCGGCATTGCCCTGCTTGGCAGCGAGCTCGTAGGCGGCCTCGGCACGGTCGTAAAACTTCGCATCGTAGGCAAGGTTCCCGAGGAATATGGCCGCATCGCTAAAGTCGGGCTTGATTTGCACCAGGTTGTTGAGCACATCCATCGCGATGAACGGCTTGTTGTCTTCGGCAAGGACATCCGCCAGCTTATACATGGTCGCCGTGTCGTCAGGGCGCACGCCCAGCGCCTCGCGGTAAGCGGCTGCGCTTTCTTCGAACTGCTTGTTCAGGCGGTAGACATCGCCGAGATACACCAAGAAGTCCACTTCGTCAGGGTGCGCGGCATAGCCCTCGCGGACTACGGCCACGGCGCGCTCGAAATCGTTCAGAGCGATGTTCGCTTCCGAAAGCTGGTAGACAATGCTTATGTCTTCCTTGTCGAGCTGGTAGGCCTTTTCGATGGCGCGGAGGGCGCCGACCCCGTCGCCGGTTTTACTGTAGGCTTCGCCCAAGTAAAGCCAGCCGGAAACATTTTCCGGCTCCAGTTTCAACGCGCGGTGGTACGCCGCCACGCATTCCGGGTATTGGCGCAGGCGGAAGTACACGCTTGCCATGTTGAAGAGCGCCGGGGAGAACTTGCCCGCAGAATAGTCGACCGCCTTGCGGTACGTGGCGGCCGCCTCGGGGAACATGCCGCTCTGGTAATAGCTGTTCGCGATGTTGAAACTGGTGGCGACGGGGTCCGCCCCGCGGGATTCCGCCTTGCGGTAAAGCGTGATGGCCTGCTTGAATTTGCCGTCGCGGTAGAGGACGTTCGCGCGTTCCATCAGGTCGTACGCGGACTGCGCCGCAAAAGAGCATGCTATGAATACAAAAGCGACTAGCAGGGAACAGCGGGAAACGAGACTACGGGAACAACAGGCTGCAACACGCCCGCGGACGTTCCGCCGCAATCCATAACAAATATTTATAAAATATCTAGAATCCATAACTTTTAATATCAACCTGCAATTCTAATAACCAGTAACTATAGACCAATAACCGTAGCGCCAGCCTTACACATTACACTAGTCCCTGAACTTCACTTCGAACGGTTGTTCCATTCCGCAGAAGGGAACCGCCTTGCCCGCCTTTTCTGCCGGAGCGAACGTCATGCGGCCAAGGGCCTCGCGGCCGGCGGCGGCAAGTCCGGAACCAGCCGGAGATTCCTCGATCACCTTGATATCGTACGCCTTGCCATTCACGTCCACGCAGAACGAAAGCCGAAGCATCGCGTCCATTTCGCTATCCCTGATTTTTGCCGGCACCTGGAAATTGGGCATCGTGCGGCTTTCGGGCTTCTTGTCGACATCGCCCTTTTCAGTAGAGAGCGCACCGCCGCGGAAATCGGCCACCAGTTCCTCGTTGATGGCTGCCCCCGCGGTTCCCGAAGCCGTCCCCAGGTTCATCGCGAGCCTCGGGCCCGCCTTGGGCGAACGCGAATTGGACTTCTGGCGATTCGGCTTGCGCGCCGGTTTCTTCTTCTCTATCTTTTTCTCGACCTCTTCGACCTTCTTGACGGCGATTTCGGTTTTCGTGTACTTCTTTTCGTGGAAAACCTTTCCCGTCAAGAACAGGTTCGCCATCGTCACGGAGAACACGAGGACAGCGCTCGCAAGGATAGCCGCGAAGAGGATGGTGAAACGCTTCACAAGTTTTTTTAAATACTTGAAAATCATAGATTCAAACTAGTTCTTATAGAAATCCTTCGACTTCACTTCGTTTCGCTCAGGATGACACTCCGCGTCATTCCGCCTGCGCCGCAATCGAGACCTTCTTCACGCCCGCCAAATTGCACATATCTATCACCTGGACGAGTACGCCCGTTTCGGCGCCCTTGTCCGCAATCACCACGGCTTCCCTGTCGGGCGCCTTGGCAAGCGACTGCTTCAAGATATCCTGCAGGCTGGCCATGTCCACCTGGCGTTCGTTGATATGCACCGTCCCCTCGCGCGTGATGGCGATGAGCAGGTTTTCCTTTTCGAGCTGGCTTGCGGACTGCGCCTGCGGCTTAGTCACGTCGACGCCCGTCTCGCGGGTAAACGAAGACGTCACCACGAAAAAGATGAGCAGGATGAACACGATGTCCATCAGCGGGCCCATTTCGATGCCCATATCCTTCTGTTTTCTCTTCGGCAAGTTGAATTCCATATACTATGCCTTCTTCTCGACAAAATAGTTTTCGATTACGGTAGCGCCCAGTTCCATCTTCTGGCGCAAAACTTCTACGCGTTCATCCAGGCGCTGTTTCAAAAGCGTAAGCGGGAATGCCACCAGGAGTCCGCTCTGCGTCGAAATCAACGCTTCCGAAATGCCGTCGGCCATGAGCACCGGGTTCTGGTTGCCGTACAGGGTAATCACCTCGAAGGTAGAGACCATGCCCGTCACCGTGCCGAGGAGCCCGAGCAGCGGGGCGGCAGAAGCCATCACCGAAATCACGTGGTTGCCCTGCTCCATGTAGCGCACCGTCTTCGCGAGGCGCACCTGCATATAGTCGCGGAAACCCTCGGGATTTTCCTGCGCAACGCTAATCGCATAGCTGAGTTCCCTGGACAGGAGCCCGCCACGCTTGCGCAAACGCCTCAAAGCCTTCGCCACGCTCGGCTCTTCGCCGTTCTTCTCGTATTCCTCGTTTCCGCCGTTCAGGTCCAGGCGCATGCGCTTGATGACCCTGTGGACATCCTTGCGGAAGAAATCGCGGCCGATGCGGAACCAGCTGGAGAACAGGAAGTAGAATCCGATGACACCCGCAAGGAGGATCGGGAGCATAACCACGCCGCCCGCCTCGTACGTGTTCCTCAGGGATTCGACAAATATGTAGAACGAGTTGGACATGCCCGAACTACGACTCCTTCCCGAAAATTTTGTTCATGAGCGCCATGCTCTGCACATACATTTCGCTGGTGACCTTTTCAATCTTTTCGCTCAGAAGCCCATGCAAAATCATCACGGGAATAGCGATGACAAGGCCAGTCTCCGTCGTGACGAGAGCTTCGGAAATACCGCCGGCCAGCACGCGGGCGTCGTTCGTGCCCACTTCGGTAATCACGGTAAAGAGCGTGATGATACCCGTCACCGTACCCAGAAGGCCGAGAAGCGGGGCGATGGTACCCATGGCAGCCAAAAGCCCCATGCGGCGATCCAGTTTAGGCTGCTCGCGGAGGAGGGCTTCCTGCAGGGAGCGTTCCGCATCTTCGCGCGTTTCGCGGGCGCGGTTCAGCACCGCAAACAGCACCATCGAGAGGCTCGTTTCCTTCTTGAGGCAAAGATTCGCGGCATCCTCATACTTGGTTTCATTCACAAGCTTGCCGAGCTTCTTGATAAAGCGGCGGCTCAGGTGCCCGCGGTAAGAGAGCACGAGGAAGCGTTCCAAGCAAAGCAGCAATGCAAATATCGCGACAAGGGCCAGCGGGTACATCACGATGCCACCCTTCTTGAAGAACGCCTGGAATTCCTCGGTCCAGGTCAGTTCCTTCGTGTCCGTAATCGCGTTCTTGATGGCCTTGTTCTGCAAAACATCCAGCGGGATGTCGACCATCGCGGATGCCGCCGCAGATACGCGGGTGGAATCCTGCGTGGAATCAGCCGGAGCGACAACGCTTGCGGAAGCCTGTTTCACCGCCTGCTTCACGCCCGCAGCCATTTCGGGAGGGAGCGTAGAGTTCCATTCGAAAACCTTTCCCTGCAAGGCGCCGGAGCGCAGGAGGGCCTGCACTTCGCCGTTGTCCGTTGCGACTTCGCCCAGGAACACCGTACCGAGACGCAAGCGTTCTACGGTCACGTCGGGGCGGTTGCCCACCTGAGAAATTTCGCGGCCGACCGACTGCGTGTAGGTCAGTTCGTGGCGCAGCAGCAAGTCAGCCAAGTAACCGCGGGCAGCGCCCAGCGTATTCGGGACCTTCTTTTCGGTCTCATCGGAGGCTTCCTTCAAGCGCAGAAGGCGACCGTTCATGCCTACGGGATAGTCGCCCGTAACTTCGCCGAGCGTCTTGTCGATGGAAAGCTTCACCTGCGTGTTCAGCGCATCGTAAGCGCTCTCCTCGCTCTTCGCGTTTTCTTCGGCTTCGCTAGTCACGTTGCGGCTTGCCATGACTTCTTCGTTAACGCGGCCCAAATCCGTCGAAAGCTTGGAATAGCGTCCGTCCAGTTCGCGCGTTTCCGTCTGGTGTTCCTCGGTCAACTGCGATTCTGCATAGCGCTTCTTCCAGTGTTCCGCTTCCAGCTTTTCGAGCGAGTCCGCCTTCTGCAGGCGAATGCGGGTAAGCGTTTCCACCTCGCGCTGCAACGTGCGCACTTCTTCGAGCTGCAGGGAATCCTTGATGCGTTCCTGGTCTTCGGCAGACTGCTTCTTTTCGCCCGACGACCACGGCCACGCAAATGCGGAAGACGCAAGCAGGCAAACAACGGCAACAAAACGTCCAGAAATTCTCACAGCGCTTCGATTTTTCAGAATGACATTCTTATTCATTTTTCGCCTCCCACCACGGAAATGCTCACCGGCAATTTCACGACCTGGGGCGGCTTTTTAGCCTGCTTCACGTCTATCGCGAGCTTGACTGC from Fibrobacter sp. encodes:
- a CDS encoding MotA/TolQ/ExbB proton channel family protein; the encoded protein is MSNSFYIFVESLRNTYEAGGVVMLPILLAGVIGFYFLFSSWFRIGRDFFRKDVHRVIKRMRLDLNGGNEEYEKNGEEPSVAKALRRLRKRGGLLSRELSYAISVAQENPEGFRDYMQVRLAKTVRYMEQGNHVISVMASAAPLLGLLGTVTGMVSTFEVITLYGNQNPVLMADGISEALISTQSGLLVAFPLTLLKQRLDERVEVLRQKMELGATVIENYFVEKKA
- a CDS encoding biopolymer transporter ExbD, which translates into the protein MEFNLPKRKQKDMGIEMGPLMDIVFILLIFFVVTSSFTRETGVDVTKPQAQSASQLEKENLLIAITREGTVHINERQVDMASLQDILKQSLAKAPDREAVVIADKGAETGVLVQVIDMCNLAGVKKVSIAAQAE
- a CDS encoding energy transducer TonB; this translates as MIFKYLKKLVKRFTILFAAILASAVLVFSVTMANLFLTGKVFHEKKYTKTEIAVKKVEEVEKKIEKKKPARKPNRQKSNSRSPKAGPRLAMNLGTASGTAGAAINEELVADFRGGALSTEKGDVDKKPESRTMPNFQVPAKIRDSEMDAMLRLSFCVDVNGKAYDIKVIEESPAGSGLAAAGREALGRMTFAPAEKAGKAVPFCGMEQPFEVKFRD
- a CDS encoding FISUMP domain-containing protein — its product is MYKNALGVVPLVFSAIIFNACGDDDSFAPISKDRGYEYSIKSKSDFADIPCNERREGREAVVGRDKDSYVCKFDYRDSAYIWIGDTDTLTAEGRDFKRAESSSSSDDEDASSSSQSSSSRSSSSYSSSSSSSSSSSYSSSSSLSSSSIISYGTMKDSRDGKTYKTVVVDGVTWMAENLNYADHEIGESSCYSNSDSNCELYGRLYSRDAAMNSASCEYQKNCDLGEGPIQGVCPSGWHIPTKTEVQSLLDYISSPSALRSAGSSWNYPGTDDYGLSFLGAGNGSDSYFEDLHKYEVMWIYIPSSLQYFLLISGSSDNAEIWDHSSNKYYSTVRCIKGDGVVPASSSSLSSSSYSSSSYSSSSYSSSSLRSSSSRKKQDVEPFLEEAGTQFNPSIEYGTLTDTRDGKTYKTVEVEGATWMAENLNYAGNEIGESFCFNDEDRYCELYGRLYSRDAAMNDSKCDKTSCDLGDAPIQGICPSGWHIPSESEMLNLLSLAGNKALPLISAESWKSSIASGSNNLGLSLIGAGDYDSSKHFEHLGEDAFVWVYSDGGQTYFLIRVSDNHAAVFQYTSTQMHISVRCVKD
- a CDS encoding MotA/TolQ/ExbB proton channel family protein encodes the protein MNKNVILKNRSAVRISGRFVAVVCLLASSAFAWPWSSGEKKQSAEDQERIKDSLQLEEVRTLQREVETLTRIRLQKADSLEKLEAEHWKKRYAESQLTEEHQTETRELDGRYSKLSTDLGRVNEEVMASRNVTSEAEENAKSEESAYDALNTQVKLSIDKTLGEVTGDYPVGMNGRLLRLKEASDETEKKVPNTLGAARGYLADLLLRHELTYTQSVGREISQVGNRPDVTVERLRLGTVFLGEVATDNGEVQALLRSGALQGKVFEWNSTLPPEMAAGVKQAVKQASASVVAPADSTQDSTRVSAAASAMVDIPLDVLQNKAIKNAITDTKELTWTEEFQAFFKKGGIVMYPLALVAIFALLLCLERFLVLSYRGHLSRRFIKKLGKLVNETKYEDAANLCLKKETSLSMVLFAVLNRARETREDAERSLQEALLREQPKLDRRMGLLAAMGTIAPLLGLLGTVTGIITLFTVITEVGTNDARVLAGGISEALVTTETGLVIAIPVMILHGLLSEKIEKVTSEMYVQSMALMNKIFGKES
- a CDS encoding tetratricopeptide repeat protein; this encodes MRRNVRGRVAACCSRSLVSRCSLLVAFVFIACSFAAQSAYDLMERANVLYRDGKFKQAITLYRKAESRGADPVATSFNIANSYYQSGMFPEAAATYRKAVDYSAGKFSPALFNMASVYFRLRQYPECVAAYHRALKLEPENVSGWLYLGEAYSKTGDGVGALRAIEKAYQLDKEDISIVYQLSEANIALNDFERAVAVVREGYAAHPDEVDFLVYLGDVYRLNKQFEESAAAYREALGVRPDDTATMYKLADVLAEDNKPFIAMDVLNNLVQIKPDFSDAAIFLGNLAYDAKFYDRAEAAYELAAKQGNAESVFGFKNMAYDAHAEKRDDEALRLLKVAQKYFPDDITVQADILEFEKN